In Serratia liquefaciens ATCC 27592, the genomic stretch GGAAATACATTTTCTGTAATTCGCAAATATCGTCGTCACCGCCCTGCAGCGGGGCCACGCCGCCACCGCCGGCAATCCGGCCATCGACTTCTATCACCCAATAAGCGCTGCGTGGCAGGCTGTAGAGCTGATACAAGACGTCCAGATTGGGGTCGGAAACGGTATAGCCTTTGTCTGCCGTCAGGCCGTGCTCGGCAGAGACTTCGCGAATGACATTAGCAATAGCGGCGTTGTCGTCAGCCGTTATTGGGCGCACCAGAAGACGTACTGGGGTTGCTGTTGTCATAGTTACACTCGCCATAAAAAGAACCCGAAGGGCTCCGGAATATCGTTTTTTGTGCAGACAAAAAACGCGCCGAGTTTATATCTCGGCGGCGTCCATGCAGCAATTAATATCTTGTAATAACATCTATACCCTTCATCTTTCAAGCTGCAGATGTGTTGGCTGCGTTTTCTTACCCCAGTCACTTACTTATGTAAGCTCCTGGGGCTTCGCTCACTTGCCGCCTTCCTGCATCTCGAAATCTATTGGGTATTTATATGGCTGATGCAACGGCGATAAAAAAACAGCGGGGAAATCCCCGCTGTTTTTCAACTGTTGCAGTGAACCGAAAGATTACAGCGCGGCGATGGTCGCCTGCTGTTCCTGCAGCTTCACTTTACCTTCTTTGCAGGCTGCCAGACGTTCGCGCTCTTTGGCGACCACGGCTTCCGGCGCGCGCGCTACAAAGCCTTCGTTGGCCAGCTTGCCTTCGATTGAGGCGATTTCTGCATCCAGCTTGCCCATCTCTTTCGACAGACGCGCGATTTCGGCGTCTTTATCGATAAAGCCGGCCATAGGGATCAGCAGCTCGGCGCCGTCCACCAGTTTGGTGACCGATACCGGGCCTTTGTCACCCGCAGGCAGCAGGGCGATAGACTCCAGACGCGCCAGACGCTCGATAAAGCTCTGGTTCTCCTGCACGCGACGCTGAGCGTCGGCACTGCAGTTGCGCAGCAGCACTTCCAGCTGTTTGCTCGGAGCGATGTTCATCTCGGCGCGGATGTTACGCACCGCGGTGATCGCCTGCTTGATCCACTCCAGATCGTTCAGCGCCTGCGCGTCTTCCAACGCGGCGTCGTACGCTGGGAAGGGTTGCAGCATGATGGTGTCTGCGGTTTCGCCGGTCAGGGTTTTCACGCGCTGCCAGATGGTTTCGGTAATGAACGGGATCACCGGGTGCGCCAGGCGCAGCAGGGCTTCCAGCACGGTGATCAGCGTGTGGCGGGTACCGCGCTGTTCCGCTTCGCTGCCGTTGCTCACGACCGGCTTGGTCAGCTCCAGGTACCAGTCACAGAACTGGTTCCAGGTGAATTCGTACAGGATGTTGGCGGCCAGATCGAAGCGGTAGGTGTCCAGCGCTTCGCGGTAAGCTTTCACCGTACGGTTGAATTCGGCCAGGATCCAGCGGTCCGCCAGCGACAGCACTTTCTCGCCGCCGTTGAAGCCGCAGTCCTGACCTTCCGCGTTCATCAGCACGAAGCGGCTGGCGTTCCACAGCTTGTTACAGAAGTTGCGGTAGCCTTCCAGGCGCTTCATGTCCCAGTTGATGTCACGGCCGGTAGAGGCCAGCGCCGCCAGGGTGAAGCGCAGGGCGTCGGTGCCGTGCGGCTCGATGCCGTTCGGGAACTGCTTCTCGGTGCGCTTGCGGATTTTCTCCGCCAGCTGCGGCTGCATCATGTTGCCGGTGCGTTTTTCCAGCAGGTCTTCCAGCGAGATGCCGTCAACCATGTCCAGCGGGTCGATCACGTTGCCTTTCGACTTGGACATCTTCTGCCCTTCGTCGTCGCGGATCAGACCGGTCATGTAGACCGTCTTGAACGGAACCTGCGGCTTGCCGTTTTCGTCCTTCATGAAGTGCATGGTCAGCATGATCATGCGCGCAATCCAGAAGAAGATGATGTCGAAGCCGCTGACCATCACGCTGGTTGGGTGGAAGGTTTTCAGCGCGTCGGTCTGCTCTGGCCAGCCCAGGGTAGAGAAGGTCCACAGGCCGGAAGAGAACCAGGTGTCCAGCACGTCTTCGTCCTGAGTCAGCACCACGTCGGCGCCCAGGTTGTTTTCGCTGCGCACTTCTTCTTCGCTGCGGCCCACGTAGACTTTGCCGTTCACGTCGTACCAGGCCGGGATACGGTGACCCCACCACAGCTGACGAGAGATACACCAGTCCTGAATGTCGCGCATCCAGCTGAAGTACATGTTTTCGTACTGCTTCGGCACGAACTGAATTTCGCCTTGCTCAACCGCTTCCACCGCCACTTTCGCCAGCGGGGCGGTACGTACGTACCATTGGTCGGTCAGCATGGGTTCGATCACCACGCCGCCGCGGTCGCCGTAAGGCACCGTCAGGTCGTGCGGTTTGATCTCGTCGAGCAGGCCCAATTCGTCAAAGGCGGCAACCACCGCTTTACGCGCCGCGAAACGCTCCAGGCCACGGAACTGGGCCGGGATTTCGTTGCAGTAATCGGTGCAGATTTCGCCGAGGGTGTTGAACACTTCCGCTTCCTGGCGGATATCGCCGTCGAAAGTCAGGATGTTGATCATCGGCAGGCCGTGACGTTTACCGACTTCGTAGTCGTTAAAGTCGTGCGCCGGGGTGATTTTCACGCAGCCGGTGCCTTTTTCCATATCGGCGTGCTCGTCACCGACGATGCGGATGCGACGACCCACCAGCGGCAGAACGATTTCTTTGCCGATCAAATCTTTGTAGCGCGGGTCTTCCGGGTTTACCGCTACGCCGGTATCACCGAGCACGGTTTCCGGACGGGTGGTGGCGACCACCAGGTAATCTTTGCCTTCGGCGGTTTTGGCGCCGTCAGCCAGCGGATAGCGCAGGTGCCACATGGAGCCTTTGGACTCGCGGTTTTCCACTTCCAGATCGGAGATGGCGGTGCGCAGTTTCGGATCCCAGTTCACCAGGCGTTTGCCGCGGTAGATCAGATCTTCTTTGTGCAGGCGGACAAACACTTCGCGTACCGCGTTGGACAGGCCTTCGTCCATGGTGAAGCGCTCGCGCTCCCAGTCCACGGAGTTGCCCAGGCGACGCATCTGGCGGGTGATGGTGCCGCCGGATTCCGCTTTCCACTGCCAGATTTTGTCGATGAACGCATCGCGGCCATAGTCATGGCGAGTTTTGTTTTCTTCTGCGGCGATCTTGCGCTCAACCACCATCTGGGTGGCGATACCGGCATGGTCGGTACCGGCCTGCCACAGGGTGTTTTTACCCTGCATGCGCTGGTAACGGATCATGGTGTCCATGATGGTCTGCTGGAAGGCGTGACCCATGTGCAGGCTGCCGGTGACGTTCGGCGGCGGGATCATGATGCAGAAGCTTTCCTGGCTGGTATCACCGTTTGGCTTGAAGTAACCCTGGTTTTCCCAGTGATCGTACAGCTTCTGTTCGATCTCTTTCGGGTCGTATGCGGTATCGAGATGACTGTTTGTCTTTTCCATTTTATATCGTTGTTCAGTGAGTTGGCGGCGTTGCCGTGGTCAAATGGAAGCCGACGCTGCGATAGGCTTTATATCGGTCGCGCGCCAACTGTTTTAAGGTGTCTTCGTAAGGGACGAAGTCTACCACTTCATGGAAAGCAGTAGCAAAATCTGCAAACTGCGGCAGCAGGGCGATCAGCAGATCGCGCGGTGAGTTGCCGCGTTTGCCGGGCCAGCACAGCTCGACCGGGGCACCGTAGTGTGGCCCTTCGCCGGCCAGGTTGTGCGGCACGAACTGGTGCGGATCGCGCTGCCACAGCGCTTCGTCCAACCGCTGGGCCTGTTCCTGGCTTTCGCAGGCGATCAACACCCGCTTGCCGGAGCGCCAGCGTTCGGCGGCAACGGCGCAGGCCACGGCCTCATGCGCGCTGAGCGCACCTGCCGGTTCCGCATGTTCAATTAAATAGAACGTAGCCTGTTTCATATAACCCCTTCATCTTTCAAGCTGCAGCCGTGTTGGCTGCCCTCCCTCACCCCAGTCACTTACCCGTGTAAGCTCCTGGGGATTCTCTCGGTTGCCGCCTTGCTGCAACTCGAAAGCTATTGGGTTTATAAAATTGTGCAGCATTACTAAAAACACAAGGGTACAGCATGCTGTACCCTTGGGGATTATACCTGAATTACCGCTCAGATTTAATCGTCGCCGTTCAGCCCCGCGCGATTGAGCAGGAACTGCGCCAGCATCGCTACCGGACGGCCGGTTGCGCCTTTGGCTTTGCCGGAACGCCAGGCGGTGCCGGCGATATCCAGGTGCGCCCAGCTGTACTTGCGGGTAAAGCGCGAGAGGAAGCAGGCTGCGGTGATAGCCCCGCCCGGACGGCCGCCAATGTTCGCCATATCGGCAAAATTGGAGTCCAGCTGCTCATAGTACTCGTCGGACATCGGCAAGCGCCACGCGCGGTCACCGGCCTGTTCGGACGCGCCGATCAGTTCGTGTGCCAGCGGGTTGTGGTTCGACATCAGGCCGGTGATGTGGTGGCCCAGCGCGATCACGCAGGCGCCGGTCAGGGTAGCAACGTCAATCACCAGCTCCGGATCGAAACGCTCAACGTAGGTCAGGGTGTCGCACAGCACCAGGCGGCCTTCGGCGTCGGTGTTCAACACCTCGACGGTCTGGCCGGACATGGTGGTCAGCACGTCACCCGGACGATAAGCGCTGCCGCCCGGCATGTTTTCACAGCCGGCCAGTACGCCGATCACGTTCAGCGGCAGGTTCAATTCCGCCACCACGCGCATCACGCCGTACACGGTGGCGGCGCCACACATGTCGTACTTCATCTCGTCCATGCTGTCGGCAGGTTTGATCGAGATGCCGCCGGAGTCGAAGGTCAGCCCTTTACCCACCAGCACAATCGGCTTGGCGTCCGGGTTCGGGTTGCCTTTATATTCCATCACCGACATCAGCGATTCGTTCTGAGACCCTGCGCCAACCGCCAGATAGGCGTTCATCCCCAGCTCTTTCATCTGCTGTTCGCCGATGACGCGGGTGGTGATGTTGGTGCTGAAGGCATCCGCCAGCTGACGAGCCTGAGAGGCCAGGTAGCCGGCGTTACAGATGTTCGGCGGCATATTGCCGAGATCTTTCGCTGCCTTGATACCGGAAGAGACGGCCAGACCGTGCTGGATAGCGCGTTCACCGCTGGTGAGCTCACGGCGGGTCGGCACGTTGAACACCATTTTGCGCAGCGGACGGCGTGGCTCCACTTTATTGCTTTTCAGCTGATCGAAGGTGTAGAGCGTTTCTTTTGCGGTTTCCACCGCCTGGCGCACCTTCCAGTAAGTGTTGCGGCCTTTCACGTGCAGCTCGGTCAGGAAGCAGACCGCTTCCATGGAGCCGGTATCGTTAAGGGTATTGATGGTTTTTTGAATCACCTGTTTGTACTGGCGTTCATCGAGCTCGCGCTCTTTGCCACAGCCAATCAACAGGATGCGTTCGGAGAGAATGTTAGGCACATGGTGCAGCAGTAACGTCTGCCCGACTTTACCTTCCAGTTCGCCACGGCGCAGCAAAGCGCTGATATAACCATCACTGATTTTGTCGAGTTGTTCTGCGATAGGGGACAAGCGGCGCGGTTCGAAAACGCCGACTACAATACAGGCACTGCGCTGTTTTTCCGGGCTACCGCTTTTTACACTGAACTCCATGCACTCTCCTGAATCTTAAAGACAAAGGCAGGCGCTACGGCTAGAATAACGTACTCCGTAACGATCTCCCGCCATTGAGTTAACTAACTATGTTAACCTGAACGGCGTAAATTGCTCTGTTTTGGCGACTATAAGTAAGTTCCTATAGGACACCCAAATGCTAGATGTTGTAATACTATTTTAGCTGTGTTGGTTGCCATATGATGAGAATAAATGGCGGATTAGCGATGAAACTATCGATTTTCCTGCAAAAAGACAAGTTTTCACAGGCGTAATAAGCGTGATCATCATAAGATATCTGGTACGGGAAACGCTAAAGAGCCAAATCGCGATCCTTTTCATCCTGCTTCTGATCTTCTTTTGTCAGAACCTGGTCAAGGTGTTAGGCGATGCGGTGGACGGCGATGTCCCGACAAATTTAGTCCTTTCATTGCTCGCATTGGGTGTGCCGAAGATGGCGCAGCTAATCCTGCCGTTAAGCCTGTTTCTCGGCTTATTGATGACGCTTGGGCGGCTGTATACCGACAGCGAAATCACCGTGATGCATGCCTGCGGGCTGGGTAAACGCACCCTGATTATCGCCGCGATGGTGCTGGCGCTGATCACCTCTGCCGTGGCGGCGGTCAACGTGTTCTGGGCCGGGCCCATGGCCTCGCGCTATCAGGACGTGGTGATCAGTGAAGCCAAAGCCAACCCCAGCATCGCCGGGCTGGCGGAAGGGCAGTTCAAACCTTCGCAAGACGGCAACGCGGTGCTGTTTATCGGCAACGTAAAAGGCAGCACCTTCAACGACGTGTTCCTGGCACAACTGCGGCCGAACGGCAACCAACGCCCATCCGTGGTGGTGGCTGAGCATGGCCAGATCAACCAAATGAAAGACGGTTCGCAGGTGGTGACGCTGGACAAGGGCACCCGCTTCGAAGGCACCGCGCTGCTGCGTGACTTCCGCATTACCGATTTCAACGACTATAAAGCCGTGGTTGGCCACCGCACGGTCGCCGTGGATGGCAACCAGGCCGAGCAGATGTCGATGCAGACGCTGCTGGAGTCTGACGACCCGGACGCACGCGCCGAGTTCCACTGGCGCCTGACGCTGGTGCTTTCCGTGGTGATCATGGCGCTGTTGGTGGTACCGCTCAGCGTGGTCAACCCGCGCCAGGGCCGTGTGCTGAGCATGCTGCCGGCCATCCTGCTGTATTTGATTTTCTTCCTGCTGCAGACGTCGCTGCGTTCCAACGGCGGCAAGGGCAAACTGGACCCGATGATATGGCTTTGGGTGGTCAACGCGGCGTACTTTGCGATCGCGCTGGCGCTAAACCTGTGGGATACGGTGCCGATGCGTAAGCTGCGCGCACGCCTGAGAGGAGCGGCCTGATGTTTGGCGTTTTAGACCGATATATCGGTAAGACGATTTTCAACACCATCATCATGACGTTGTTCATGCTGGTGTCGCTTTCCGGCATCATCAAGTTCGTCGACCAGCTGCGTAAAGTGGGCCAGGGCGAGTACACGGCGCTGAGCGCCGGGATGTTTACCCTGCTGAGCGTACCGAAAGACATCGAGATCTTCTTCCCGATGGCGGCGCTGCTGGGCGCACTGCTCGGGCTGGGGCAACTGGCGACGCGCAGTGAACTGGTGGTGATGCAGGCTTCCGGCTTTACCCGCATGCAGATCGCCGGCTCGGTGATGAAAACCGCTATCCCGCTGGTGCTGTTGACCATGGCGATTGGCGAGTGGGTGGCACCGCAGGGCGACCAGATGGCGCGCAACTACCGTGCGCAGCAGATGTACGGCGGCTCGCTGCTTTCCACCAAAAACGGCCTGTGGGCGAAGGACGGCAACGACTTCATCTACATCGAGCGCGTGGCGGGCGAGAAAGAGCTTTCCGGCGTCAACATCTACCACTTCAACGACCAGCGCAGGCTGGAGACGGTGCGCTATGCCGCTACCGCCAGCTTTGAAGATGGCGTTTGGAAGCTTTCGCAGGTGGATACCTCTGACCTGACCAATGAAAAACAGGTGACCGGTACCCAGACGCTGACCGGCGAATGGAAAACCAACCTGACCCCGGACAAACTGGGCGTGGTAGCGCTGGACCCAACCTCGCTTTCGATCAGCGGCCTGCACAACTACGTGAAGTACCTGAAACAGAGTGGCCAGGAAGCCAACCGCTACCAGCTGAACATGTGGAGCAAAGTATTCTCGCCGCTTTCCGTTGCGGTGATGATGCTGATGGCGCTGTCGTTCATCTTCGGGCCGCTGCGCAGCGTGCCGATGGGCGTGCGTGTGGTGACCGGTATCAGCTTCGGTTTCCTGTTCTACGTGCTGGACCAGATATTCGGCCCGCTGAGCCTGGTGTACAACATGCCGCCGGTACTGGGCGCGTTGCTGCCAAGCATGCTGTTCCTGCTGATCAGCGTGTATATGCTGCTAAAACGCAAGTAGCGGCACGACAGACGATTTAAAAAGGCGTAGCCATGCGGTTACGCCTTTTTTGTTTCTGGGAGCTCTGCAGCGCGCAGCTGATGATATCGCTACGCACAGGCGCACATTATCGCCGGTATCATCCGTAGGGGCGCTGCACGCCGCGGCCGTGTCGTTTATCACAGTTATCCCCGATGTCATCCGTAGGGGCGCCGCATACCGTGCCCGTGCCGTTTACCACAGTTATCCCCAATCGACACGCTTTACTTCGCCCAAAAAACGAGCCAACGTGACCGCAGCGACGATTTTTTCAGCACTTAACTCATTGAACAACGGATAAGTGTTGCACGTGGATCGCTGAAAGGTATAATGCACCCGTTTTCCGCATACTACTTGCAGTGCCGAAGTGGCGAAATCGGTAGACGCAGTTGATTCAAAATCAACCGTAGAGATACGTGCCGGTTCGAGTCCGGCCTTCGGCACCATTAGTATGTTCGAGAACGTCCGTAACAGTCCGTAAGTTACTAAAATCAAAGCCGAAAGGCTTTTTTTTTGGTCTGAATCCGTCCGAGCACATCCGTTGACATCCAGATCTTTTGGGGGTCACAATGGGGGTCAGCTCGGTTCGATAAAGGTTTGACCCCCAATTTATGGCAATAACAGACGTAGCAGCCCGCACAGCAAAGCCTCGCGACAAAGAATACAAAATCACTGACTCCCACGGTTTATATCTTTTAGTCAAACCAAACGGTTCAAAGCGCTGGTACCTCAAATTTCGACATGAAGGCAAAGAGAGCCGGATTGCTTTTGGCGCTTACCCGATTGTGACACTGGCGAAAGCACGTGAAAAACGTGACGAAGCAAGAGCATTACTTGCCGATGGGATTAACCCTAGCGCTCAGAGAGAACAGGGTAAGGTCGAGGCATTAGCTGAAACCTTGACCTTTGAAAAGGTTGCCCGTGACTGGCATGCGATGAATAAGCGTTGGTCTGAAGGTCACGCTTTGCGAGTGATGCGGGATTTAGAGAGGAATATTTTCCCGGTGATTGGAAAGTGTAATATTGCTGACCTTGAAACCAGAGACCTCTTAGTCCCTCTGAGAGAGGTTGAGTTAAGTGGTCGTTTGGATGTCGCCTCCCGGTTGCAGCAGCGAATTACCGGCATTATGCGTTTTGCGGTGCAAAGTGGGCTTATTCCTCGTAATCCTGCCCAAGATTTAGCAGGAGCGATTACAACCCGTAAGGCCATACATCGGCCTGCTTTACCGCTTGAGCGTCTCCCTGAATTCCTTCAGCGCCTTGATACTCACAAAGGCAGAATGCTGACCGGACTAGCGGTCAGGTTAACACTCAGTATTTTCATTCGTTCCAGTGAATTACGTTTTGCTCGTTGGGGAGAGATCGATTTTAAAAAGGCACTTTGGACAATTCCTGCTGAGCGTGAAGCTATCGAGGG encodes the following:
- a CDS encoding GNAT family N-acetyltransferase, with the translated sequence MTTATPVRLLVRPITADDNAAIANVIREVSAEHGLTADKGYTVSDPNLDVLYQLYSLPRSAYWVIEVDGRIAGGGGVAPLQGGDDDICELQKMYFLPILRGQGLAKRLALQALEFARQQGFRCCYLETTASLTQAIGLYEHLGFEHIDHAMGTTGHVDCEVTMLKTL
- a CDS encoding valine--tRNA ligase, producing the protein MEKTNSHLDTAYDPKEIEQKLYDHWENQGYFKPNGDTSQESFCIMIPPPNVTGSLHMGHAFQQTIMDTMIRYQRMQGKNTLWQAGTDHAGIATQMVVERKIAAEENKTRHDYGRDAFIDKIWQWKAESGGTITRQMRRLGNSVDWERERFTMDEGLSNAVREVFVRLHKEDLIYRGKRLVNWDPKLRTAISDLEVENRESKGSMWHLRYPLADGAKTAEGKDYLVVATTRPETVLGDTGVAVNPEDPRYKDLIGKEIVLPLVGRRIRIVGDEHADMEKGTGCVKITPAHDFNDYEVGKRHGLPMINILTFDGDIRQEAEVFNTLGEICTDYCNEIPAQFRGLERFAARKAVVAAFDELGLLDEIKPHDLTVPYGDRGGVVIEPMLTDQWYVRTAPLAKVAVEAVEQGEIQFVPKQYENMYFSWMRDIQDWCISRQLWWGHRIPAWYDVNGKVYVGRSEEEVRSENNLGADVVLTQDEDVLDTWFSSGLWTFSTLGWPEQTDALKTFHPTSVMVSGFDIIFFWIARMIMLTMHFMKDENGKPQVPFKTVYMTGLIRDDEGQKMSKSKGNVIDPLDMVDGISLEDLLEKRTGNMMQPQLAEKIRKRTEKQFPNGIEPHGTDALRFTLAALASTGRDINWDMKRLEGYRNFCNKLWNASRFVLMNAEGQDCGFNGGEKVLSLADRWILAEFNRTVKAYREALDTYRFDLAANILYEFTWNQFCDWYLELTKPVVSNGSEAEQRGTRHTLITVLEALLRLAHPVIPFITETIWQRVKTLTGETADTIMLQPFPAYDAALEDAQALNDLEWIKQAITAVRNIRAEMNIAPSKQLEVLLRNCSADAQRRVQENQSFIERLARLESIALLPAGDKGPVSVTKLVDGAELLIPMAGFIDKDAEIARLSKEMGKLDAEIASIEGKLANEGFVARAPEAVVAKERERLAACKEGKVKLQEQQATIAAL
- the lptG gene encoding LPS export ABC transporter permease LptG translates to MFGVLDRYIGKTIFNTIIMTLFMLVSLSGIIKFVDQLRKVGQGEYTALSAGMFTLLSVPKDIEIFFPMAALLGALLGLGQLATRSELVVMQASGFTRMQIAGSVMKTAIPLVLLTMAIGEWVAPQGDQMARNYRAQQMYGGSLLSTKNGLWAKDGNDFIYIERVAGEKELSGVNIYHFNDQRRLETVRYAATASFEDGVWKLSQVDTSDLTNEKQVTGTQTLTGEWKTNLTPDKLGVVALDPTSLSISGLHNYVKYLKQSGQEANRYQLNMWSKVFSPLSVAVMMLMALSFIFGPLRSVPMGVRVVTGISFGFLFYVLDQIFGPLSLVYNMPPVLGALLPSMLFLLISVYMLLKRK
- the lptF gene encoding LPS export ABC transporter permease LptF, yielding MIIIRYLVRETLKSQIAILFILLLIFFCQNLVKVLGDAVDGDVPTNLVLSLLALGVPKMAQLILPLSLFLGLLMTLGRLYTDSEITVMHACGLGKRTLIIAAMVLALITSAVAAVNVFWAGPMASRYQDVVISEAKANPSIAGLAEGQFKPSQDGNAVLFIGNVKGSTFNDVFLAQLRPNGNQRPSVVVAEHGQINQMKDGSQVVTLDKGTRFEGTALLRDFRITDFNDYKAVVGHRTVAVDGNQAEQMSMQTLLESDDPDARAEFHWRLTLVLSVVIMALLVVPLSVVNPRQGRVLSMLPAILLYLIFFLLQTSLRSNGGKGKLDPMIWLWVVNAAYFAIALALNLWDTVPMRKLRARLRGAA
- a CDS encoding DNA polymerase III subunit chi, giving the protein MKQATFYLIEHAEPAGALSAHEAVACAVAAERWRSGKRVLIACESQEQAQRLDEALWQRDPHQFVPHNLAGEGPHYGAPVELCWPGKRGNSPRDLLIALLPQFADFATAFHEVVDFVPYEDTLKQLARDRYKAYRSVGFHLTTATPPTH
- the pepA gene encoding leucyl aminopeptidase codes for the protein MEFSVKSGSPEKQRSACIVVGVFEPRRLSPIAEQLDKISDGYISALLRRGELEGKVGQTLLLHHVPNILSERILLIGCGKERELDERQYKQVIQKTINTLNDTGSMEAVCFLTELHVKGRNTYWKVRQAVETAKETLYTFDQLKSNKVEPRRPLRKMVFNVPTRRELTSGERAIQHGLAVSSGIKAAKDLGNMPPNICNAGYLASQARQLADAFSTNITTRVIGEQQMKELGMNAYLAVGAGSQNESLMSVMEYKGNPNPDAKPIVLVGKGLTFDSGGISIKPADSMDEMKYDMCGAATVYGVMRVVAELNLPLNVIGVLAGCENMPGGSAYRPGDVLTTMSGQTVEVLNTDAEGRLVLCDTLTYVERFDPELVIDVATLTGACVIALGHHITGLMSNHNPLAHELIGASEQAGDRAWRLPMSDEYYEQLDSNFADMANIGGRPGGAITAACFLSRFTRKYSWAHLDIAGTAWRSGKAKGATGRPVAMLAQFLLNRAGLNGDD